From a region of the Bradyrhizobium guangdongense genome:
- a CDS encoding NtaA/DmoA family FMN-dependent monooxygenase (This protein belongs to a clade of FMN-dependent monooxygenases, within a broader family of flavin-dependent oxidoreductases, the luciferase-like monooxygenase (LMM) family, some of whose members use coenzyme F420 rather than FMN.), with translation MRGGMHLIGFLINSPINHTILSWSDPADQRLEAMGSLKRWQRLAQTYERGLFDGLFFADTPGVFDRYKERSDEAVRYGVCWPPHDPVVLLSALAAATDRLGLAVTLSISANHPYQAVRSLSTLDYMSGGRVGWNIVTGHLRGEYRALGLNQLDHDQRYDRADEYMEVCRALWSGVREGAVQADRTTGVYADPAKVDIINHEGEYFRCHTVPPALPSRQGHPVLFQAGSSGRGQRFAQKHADVVFSIQPHLGGMKTFMQELGAASGSAAAPKVTFGVQPILGSSEAEARRRLDEFAARIPLEAALSRLSGSLGVDFSQVELDLPLEEQKTQASQGLMKAMSASFENRRFTLREAAVRWGLAVGMPQLIGTPEQVADQLETIWRETGCHGFNITPTTTPSSVEEFVDQVIPILQKRGVFRTAYEGETFRENLLN, from the coding sequence ATGCGTGGCGGCATGCACTTGATCGGGTTTCTGATCAACTCGCCTATCAATCACACGATCCTGAGCTGGTCGGATCCCGCCGATCAGCGTCTCGAGGCGATGGGAAGCCTGAAGCGCTGGCAGAGGCTTGCGCAGACCTATGAGCGCGGCCTGTTCGATGGGCTGTTCTTCGCGGATACGCCGGGTGTGTTCGACCGCTACAAGGAGCGTTCCGACGAGGCGGTGCGCTACGGCGTGTGCTGGCCGCCGCACGATCCGGTCGTTCTGCTGAGTGCACTCGCCGCCGCCACCGATCGGCTCGGCCTTGCGGTGACGCTCTCCATTTCGGCCAATCATCCCTATCAGGCGGTCCGCTCGCTCTCGACGCTCGACTATATGAGCGGCGGTCGGGTCGGCTGGAACATCGTCACTGGCCATCTGCGCGGCGAGTACCGTGCACTCGGTCTCAATCAACTCGATCACGACCAGCGCTACGATCGCGCCGATGAATATATGGAAGTCTGTCGTGCGCTCTGGAGCGGGGTGCGCGAGGGCGCGGTCCAGGCCGACAGGACGACAGGCGTCTATGCTGATCCGGCCAAGGTGGACATCATCAATCACGAGGGCGAGTATTTCCGCTGCCATACGGTGCCGCCGGCTTTGCCGTCGCGGCAGGGCCATCCGGTGCTGTTCCAGGCCGGATCCTCCGGCCGCGGCCAGCGCTTCGCGCAGAAGCACGCCGACGTGGTGTTCTCCATTCAACCGCATCTGGGCGGCATGAAAACCTTCATGCAGGAGCTCGGCGCAGCATCGGGGAGCGCGGCCGCGCCCAAGGTGACGTTCGGCGTGCAGCCGATTCTCGGAAGCTCCGAGGCGGAGGCGAGGCGCCGGCTCGACGAATTCGCCGCGCGCATTCCGCTTGAGGCCGCGCTGAGCCGCTTGTCCGGTTCGCTCGGGGTGGATTTCAGCCAAGTCGAGCTCGATCTGCCGCTCGAGGAGCAGAAGACGCAGGCATCGCAGGGTCTGATGAAGGCCATGTCGGCCTCGTTCGAGAATCGCCGCTTCACGCTGCGCGAGGCGGCGGTACGCTGGGGCCTTGCGGTCGGCATGCCGCAACTGATCGGAACACCGGAGCAGGTTGCCGATCAGCTCGAGACGATCTGGCGGGAGACCGGGTGCCACGGTTTCAATATCACGCCGACGACCACGCCCTCCAGCGTCGAGGAATTCGTTGACCAGGTGATCCCAATTCTGCAGAAACGAGGTGTGTTCCGCACCGCATATGAGGGCGAGACGTTCCGCGAAAATTTGCTGAACTGA
- a CDS encoding amidohydrolase family protein, translating to MSCQEERRTVTRSSQASFKTMPGRTDTHFHVFGPEARYPYRTELTYAPPAATPAAYMALAERLGIDRAVIVQASVYGSDNSRQLDAMREIAGVETRAVVVVDPDVSDEELDELHHKGARGVRFIATRPGSLPLAQLERIASRIRRWGWHVALMLDGRSIVALEDRLQKLPCPFVIDHLADPDAQKGTEQPAFQALLRLLRSGNCWTKISAPYHMNTAAPAYDELEPLVEALLAEAPDRLLWATDWPHAATHGPTPDATDLLSALYSWCDETVLTKIMVRNPAALYGFG from the coding sequence ATGTCGTGCCAAGAAGAAAGAAGAACGGTGACCCGGAGTTCTCAAGCAAGTTTCAAGACCATGCCGGGACGGACCGATACCCATTTCCATGTCTTCGGCCCGGAGGCCCGATATCCCTATCGGACCGAGCTGACCTACGCGCCGCCTGCTGCAACACCCGCAGCCTATATGGCGTTGGCCGAGCGGCTTGGCATCGATCGTGCCGTCATCGTCCAGGCCAGCGTCTATGGATCGGATAACAGCCGGCAGCTCGATGCGATGCGCGAAATCGCAGGCGTGGAAACACGTGCAGTTGTCGTCGTCGATCCCGATGTCTCGGACGAAGAACTCGACGAGCTACACCACAAGGGCGCGAGAGGCGTGAGGTTCATTGCGACCCGGCCAGGCAGCTTGCCGCTCGCACAGCTGGAGCGAATTGCATCCCGGATTCGGCGATGGGGCTGGCATGTCGCGCTGATGCTCGACGGTCGCTCCATCGTCGCGCTTGAGGACCGGCTGCAAAAATTGCCGTGCCCCTTCGTGATCGATCACCTGGCCGATCCCGACGCCCAAAAGGGAACGGAACAACCTGCTTTTCAGGCTCTCCTTCGGCTGCTCCGATCGGGCAATTGCTGGACGAAGATTTCGGCGCCGTATCACATGAATACCGCTGCACCGGCTTATGACGAGCTCGAGCCGCTCGTCGAAGCCTTATTGGCTGAGGCACCGGATCGTCTGCTGTGGGCGACCGACTGGCCGCATGCCGCAACGCATGGACCGACCCCTGACGCGACAGATCTCCTTTCGGCGCTTTATTCGTGGTGCGACGAAACCGTCCTGACCAAGATCATGGTTCGAAATCCGGCGGCTCTGTACGGATTTGGCTGA
- a CDS encoding helix-turn-helix domain-containing protein — MTMPAYAEELGGTRLPSASEKAAANQLRQILASHATGDAKLRVLDDAQKAAEITLSPALSSLLMELLRHIGRGDAVTLVPVHEMLTTQQAADILNVSRPFLVSLLEKNEIQHVTVGRHRRIRAEDLFAYKRTRDEKRGNALANLAELDAEHL, encoded by the coding sequence ATTACGATGCCAGCCTACGCCGAAGAGCTGGGAGGTACTCGCCTGCCTTCCGCGAGCGAGAAGGCGGCAGCCAACCAGCTTCGTCAAATACTCGCGTCGCATGCGACTGGGGATGCCAAGCTACGCGTGCTCGACGATGCTCAAAAGGCTGCTGAGATAACCTTGTCGCCGGCCCTGTCGAGCCTCTTAATGGAATTGCTTCGGCACATCGGCCGCGGCGATGCGGTGACCCTTGTGCCTGTGCATGAGATGTTGACCACACAGCAAGCTGCCGACATCCTAAATGTCTCACGTCCGTTTCTGGTTTCTCTGCTAGAGAAGAACGAAATTCAGCACGTGACAGTGGGGCGTCATCGCAGGATTAGGGCAGAGGATCTATTCGCCTATAAGCGCACGCGTGATGAGAAGCGAGGCAACGCGCTTGCGAATCTCGCCGAGCTGGACGCGGAGCATCTGTAA
- a CDS encoding IclR family transcriptional regulator, translating to MKRHDEQMSNNARTTERAFSGPRSALRVMDILQALAAEPEGLTLAKLSDRLKLPKTSVFSLMRALEGGGYARSDNGHYILGDQAIKLGASLAQARSFPKCARPVLERLARETEETILLGVLSEEGHEISYVDVIESEKPLRFAVRIGNRRPLYCTAAGKAMLAFLPENVQTAYLTQTKFVKFTDDTSSKEELVAMFPEIRHRGVVVDANGIIDGATGIASPCFDEAGLVSCSVTIAGPTARLLLAREHIERLTFKAAEQISQILGYRGPYPPAEDSAERADTGKRRKK from the coding sequence ATGAAACGCCACGACGAACAAATGTCCAACAACGCGAGGACAACCGAACGGGCCTTCAGCGGCCCTCGTTCGGCGCTTCGGGTGATGGATATCCTGCAGGCGTTAGCGGCCGAACCGGAAGGTCTTACGCTGGCAAAGCTCAGTGACCGCCTAAAACTGCCGAAAACGAGCGTCTTCAGCCTCATGCGCGCGCTCGAAGGCGGGGGATATGCTCGCAGCGACAACGGCCACTACATTCTCGGCGATCAAGCGATCAAGCTTGGCGCGAGCCTGGCTCAGGCTCGATCGTTCCCGAAATGTGCGCGTCCCGTCCTGGAGCGGCTCGCACGAGAGACCGAGGAGACGATCCTGCTCGGTGTCCTCTCCGAGGAGGGCCACGAGATATCTTACGTCGATGTCATCGAATCGGAAAAGCCGCTGCGCTTTGCGGTCCGCATCGGCAACCGGCGGCCGCTGTATTGTACGGCCGCAGGAAAGGCGATGCTGGCATTCCTACCAGAGAATGTTCAGACGGCGTATCTGACCCAGACCAAGTTTGTAAAGTTCACGGACGACACATCCTCGAAAGAGGAACTCGTCGCCATGTTCCCCGAAATCCGTCACCGCGGCGTCGTTGTCGACGCTAATGGTATAATTGATGGCGCCACCGGCATCGCGAGCCCCTGTTTTGACGAGGCCGGCCTCGTCAGCTGCTCGGTGACGATCGCCGGCCCTACCGCGCGCCTGCTGCTTGCGCGCGAGCACATCGAGCGGCTGACCTTCAAGGCCGCCGAACAGATCTCGCAGATCCTCGGCTATCGCGGCCCATATCCGCCGGCAGAAGATTCTGCCGAGCGGGCCGACACCGGCAAGCGGCGCAAGAAATGA
- a CDS encoding TRAP transporter substrate-binding protein, with protein MKTTLLAGIGAPALGLFAPNIARGQGAVTLKFAHPDSNLHPNHKMAEAFAGRVGERTNGAVKIDIFAGGQLGSSVSIATGVATGTVDLVYHTAGFLSSIFPMMQVLDLPFLFRDARSGERVTDGEIGQMIFASLAPKNVYGLAWSTNGWRVVETTRKVVRAPDDLSGMKFRIQQSPVFVAMAKAFNAQPVSLDVSEMYLALTQNTIDGYEFPLLSVVATKLHEVTKFVSETNHTYNAMALLGSKFKLDKLDPTHLKVLREEALRFGNDTRKSIVEASAAAKKTCQDAGIQFNPVDYAPFRQKVEPVFAQFRTSMGEQLIDKLLKAAEG; from the coding sequence GTGAAGACGACGCTGCTCGCGGGCATCGGCGCGCCGGCCCTTGGTCTTTTCGCGCCGAACATCGCGCGGGGGCAGGGGGCGGTCACCCTGAAATTCGCTCATCCCGACAGCAACCTCCATCCCAACCACAAGATGGCGGAAGCCTTTGCGGGCCGGGTAGGCGAACGCACCAATGGCGCTGTCAAGATCGATATCTTCGCCGGCGGACAGCTTGGCTCCAGTGTCAGCATCGCGACCGGCGTTGCGACCGGGACGGTCGATCTCGTGTACCACACCGCGGGATTCCTCTCCTCCATCTTCCCAATGATGCAGGTGCTCGATCTGCCGTTCCTGTTCCGCGACGCGCGCAGCGGCGAAAGGGTGACCGATGGCGAGATCGGCCAGATGATCTTCGCCAGCCTCGCGCCGAAGAATGTCTATGGCCTGGCCTGGAGCACCAATGGCTGGCGGGTGGTGGAGACCACCAGAAAGGTCGTGCGAGCTCCCGACGACCTTTCCGGGATGAAGTTCAGGATCCAGCAAAGCCCGGTCTTCGTCGCGATGGCCAAGGCATTCAACGCCCAGCCCGTGTCGCTCGACGTTTCCGAGATGTATCTGGCGCTGACGCAGAACACGATCGACGGCTACGAATTCCCGCTGCTCTCCGTCGTCGCGACCAAGCTGCACGAGGTGACGAAATTCGTTTCCGAAACCAATCACACCTACAACGCGATGGCGCTGCTCGGCTCGAAGTTCAAGCTCGACAAGCTCGATCCGACGCACCTGAAGGTCCTGCGTGAGGAAGCGCTGCGGTTCGGCAACGACACCCGCAAGTCGATCGTCGAGGCCTCCGCCGCGGCCAAGAAAACCTGCCAAGATGCCGGCATCCAGTTCAACCCCGTCGACTACGCGCCGTTCAGGCAAAAGGTCGAGCCCGTGTTCGCTCAGTTCCGCACGTCGATGGGCGAGCAGCTCATCGACAAACTGCTGAAAGCCGCCGAGGGATGA
- a CDS encoding SMP-30/gluconolactonase/LRE family protein, translating to MYAAPPSVEARVFTAIPEHLFKSGQRSEWAEVQFHGAPTPTFLEGPSFDRNDDLWVVDIPWGRLLRITPNGEVSVGAEYDGEPNGLKFHRDGRGFITDHKQGIMVFDPATGRVEPFLERSLLQRFKGVNDLVFASNGDMYFTDQGQTGLHDPSGRLYRLRPSGQLDCVLDRIPSPNGLVLNKAETMLFLAVTRANAIWRVPLMRDGTASKVGTFIQLSGGGGPDGLAIDEDDNIAICHVGLGATWLFSALGEPMLRIKSPKGLLTTNCAYGGPDRRTLFITESKSGTILAAEMPVAGRPMYSHAA from the coding sequence ATGTATGCAGCACCGCCAAGCGTGGAGGCGCGCGTCTTCACTGCAATCCCCGAGCATCTGTTCAAGAGCGGCCAGCGCTCGGAATGGGCTGAGGTGCAGTTTCACGGCGCACCGACGCCGACCTTTCTCGAAGGCCCATCCTTTGACCGCAATGACGATCTCTGGGTCGTCGACATTCCTTGGGGCCGCCTGTTGCGCATCACGCCGAACGGTGAGGTCAGTGTTGGCGCGGAGTACGACGGTGAGCCGAACGGCCTGAAGTTTCACAGGGACGGGCGCGGCTTCATCACCGACCACAAGCAGGGCATCATGGTGTTCGACCCGGCCACGGGTCGCGTCGAGCCCTTCCTGGAGCGCTCGCTGTTGCAGCGATTCAAGGGCGTCAATGATCTCGTGTTCGCCTCGAACGGCGACATGTACTTCACCGATCAGGGGCAGACCGGATTGCATGATCCGAGCGGCCGCCTCTATCGATTGCGACCCAGTGGCCAGCTCGATTGCGTGCTCGACCGGATTCCGAGCCCGAATGGCCTCGTGCTCAACAAGGCCGAGACGATGCTGTTTCTGGCGGTGACGCGCGCCAATGCGATCTGGCGGGTGCCGCTGATGCGCGACGGCACCGCAAGCAAGGTTGGCACCTTCATCCAGCTTTCCGGAGGTGGCGGCCCCGATGGCCTTGCGATCGACGAGGACGACAATATCGCGATCTGTCACGTCGGCCTCGGCGCCACCTGGCTGTTCAGCGCGCTCGGAGAACCGATGCTGCGCATCAAGTCTCCGAAGGGACTTCTCACCACCAATTGCGCCTATGGCGGTCCGGATCGGCGGACACTCTTCATCACGGAATCGAAGAGCGGTACGATCCTCGCAGCGGAAATGCCGGTGGCGGGACGGCCGATGTACTCCCACGCTGCGTGA
- a CDS encoding TRAP transporter large permease subunit: MTEQVCDVPASGHSHALSRFGLGAIAEIMVAIALALQLAITLLSVLIREVTPFSILSVDETAKLSLSVIAFMGGAIAYRRAEHASIEVITKRLTPHWRQVLGCVVDLGVLVTAISILRGSASLFMVRLDEHLPITGWPTATLVVPLGLGLLLIALTAAERLLAKRGRPLLVALAAATVLAGCLFADASLFTQTFSSRYSLVALLIVLFAMIGIGMPIGFALMAGSLIYLLANDIPLVAIAQSMIDANSNFILLALPFFILAGGIMDQGGISVRFVRFAMSLVGHFRGGLLQVVVITTYLVSGISGSKAADVVAVGSVMRRELERTGYKPQESAAALAASAAMSETIPPSIAMLILGTVTPVSIGTLFVAGLIPAAVIAVMLMLLIYVSARNSGLSANPKATAGERARAGTDALLPLGMPVIMILGIKFGFATPTEVSSIAVLYGLVLASVFYRALTLRACARILIEAGRLTGMVLFIVAAAGAFGWVLTAAGLNAHLSQVVALLGNSKLLFLLGSIALIIIVGALLEGLPAIIILAPVLMPIANQLGIDSIHYAMVIILSIGVGVFMPPVGIGFYIACAVVRADIDQASRSMVPYLVVLCLGVLLIAYVPWFTHALPNLIGK, from the coding sequence ATGACCGAGCAGGTCTGTGATGTTCCGGCTTCAGGGCACAGCCACGCTCTGTCGCGCTTTGGTCTCGGTGCCATCGCCGAGATCATGGTGGCGATCGCGCTGGCGTTGCAGCTGGCCATCACGCTGCTCTCCGTGCTGATTCGCGAGGTGACGCCGTTCTCCATCCTGTCGGTGGACGAAACCGCAAAATTGTCGCTGAGCGTGATTGCCTTCATGGGCGGCGCCATCGCCTATCGGCGCGCCGAACATGCCTCGATCGAGGTCATCACAAAGCGTTTGACCCCGCACTGGCGACAGGTCCTGGGCTGCGTGGTCGACCTTGGGGTGCTGGTGACGGCGATATCCATCCTCCGGGGCAGCGCCTCGCTGTTCATGGTCCGTCTCGACGAGCATCTGCCGATCACGGGTTGGCCGACCGCCACCCTGGTCGTGCCGCTCGGGCTCGGGCTGCTGCTGATCGCCCTGACCGCCGCCGAGCGGCTCTTGGCAAAGCGCGGGCGACCGCTCCTGGTCGCGCTTGCCGCCGCTACCGTGCTTGCCGGCTGCCTGTTCGCCGATGCCAGCCTCTTCACACAGACTTTCAGCTCGCGATATTCGCTGGTGGCGCTCTTGATCGTGCTGTTCGCCATGATCGGCATCGGCATGCCGATCGGCTTCGCACTGATGGCGGGCTCGCTGATCTACCTCCTGGCCAACGACATTCCACTGGTCGCGATCGCGCAGAGCATGATCGACGCCAACAGCAACTTCATCCTGCTGGCGTTACCGTTCTTCATCCTCGCCGGCGGTATCATGGATCAGGGCGGAATCAGCGTGCGCTTCGTGCGCTTTGCGATGTCGCTGGTCGGCCATTTCCGTGGCGGTCTGCTCCAGGTGGTGGTGATCACGACCTATCTCGTGTCGGGTATCTCCGGATCGAAAGCGGCCGACGTGGTCGCCGTAGGATCCGTCATGCGGCGAGAGCTTGAAAGAACGGGCTACAAGCCCCAGGAATCCGCCGCGGCGCTGGCGGCATCGGCCGCAATGTCCGAGACGATCCCGCCGAGCATCGCGATGCTGATCCTCGGAACGGTGACACCGGTTTCGATCGGCACGCTGTTCGTCGCCGGTCTGATACCCGCGGCAGTGATTGCCGTGATGCTCATGCTGCTGATCTATGTTTCCGCCCGCAACAGCGGTTTGTCCGCCAATCCCAAAGCGACCGCCGGAGAGCGAGCCAGGGCCGGCACGGACGCGTTGCTGCCGCTCGGCATGCCGGTCATCATGATCCTCGGCATCAAGTTCGGCTTCGCCACACCGACCGAAGTGTCCTCGATCGCCGTGCTGTATGGGCTTGTCCTCGCATCCGTGTTCTATCGCGCGCTCACGCTCAGGGCATGCGCCAGAATCCTGATTGAAGCCGGACGGCTGACAGGGATGGTTCTGTTCATCGTCGCGGCCGCGGGCGCATTCGGCTGGGTGTTGACCGCCGCCGGGCTGAACGCGCATCTGAGCCAGGTCGTCGCGCTGCTCGGCAACAGCAAGTTGCTGTTTCTCCTGGGTTCGATCGCCCTGATCATCATCGTCGGGGCCTTGCTGGAGGGGTTGCCGGCGATCATCATCCTCGCACCCGTCCTGATGCCGATCGCCAATCAACTCGGCATCGATTCCATTCATTATGCGATGGTAATCATCCTGTCGATCGGCGTAGGCGTCTTCATGCCGCCTGTCGGCATCGGCTTCTATATCGCTTGCGCTGTCGTACGCGCGGACATCGACCAGGCGTCGCGATCGATGGTGCCGTACCTCGTTGTGCTCTGTCTCGGCGTGCTGCTCATCGCCTATGTCCCCTGGTTTACGCACGCGCTGCCAAATCTGATCGGGAAGTGA
- a CDS encoding RraA family protein: MQSVIYKRIPQCPADLLAEVAKYPVSDLHEALGPVEGRMQLMSSRMRPIAPGQRIAGQAVTSYNFPGDNLMIHAALNVAQRGQVLVLVNGGGAHGSLWGDVAATFAKQKGIAGIIVDGPARDVAALRELGSLTWSTSISSSHPEKRGPGAVNVPIVCDGVRVDPGDVIVADDDGALAIPLRSLERAVKGARERNRKEIELRDRLKTGSSLFELLQMDKNVQAAGAEIRDTLWIDG, from the coding sequence ATGCAGTCCGTCATCTACAAGCGCATTCCGCAATGCCCGGCAGACCTCCTGGCCGAGGTCGCAAAATATCCGGTCTCCGATTTGCACGAGGCACTCGGCCCGGTCGAGGGGCGCATGCAGCTCATGAGCTCGCGCATGCGGCCGATCGCGCCAGGCCAGCGGATCGCGGGCCAAGCCGTCACGTCGTATAATTTCCCTGGCGACAACCTCATGATCCATGCCGCCCTCAACGTCGCGCAGCGAGGCCAGGTGCTCGTCCTCGTCAACGGCGGTGGCGCGCACGGCTCGTTGTGGGGCGACGTGGCCGCGACCTTCGCCAAGCAGAAGGGGATTGCGGGCATCATTGTCGATGGTCCGGCCCGGGATGTCGCTGCGCTGCGTGAGCTCGGCTCGCTGACCTGGTCGACGTCGATCTCCTCCAGTCATCCCGAAAAGCGCGGCCCCGGCGCGGTGAACGTGCCGATCGTTTGCGACGGCGTACGTGTGGATCCCGGTGACGTGATCGTCGCCGATGATGACGGGGCGCTCGCGATTCCGCTGCGCTCGCTCGAGCGTGCGGTGAAGGGCGCACGGGAGCGCAATCGGAAGGAGATCGAGCTGCGCGACCGTCTGAAGACCGGCTCGTCGTTGTTCGAGCTGCTGCAGATGGACAAGAACGTGCAGGCCGCCGGCGCTGAAATCAGGGATACTCTCTGGATTGACGGCTGA